CTTATAGAAGTATAGACacgaataagataaaaaaaaaattatcgcatTTACCAAATAtagcgagaaaaatattttgttgattttaatAAATGCAGTTTTACTCAGTTCTTCGAATTATTGGtgcgataacttttttattgaatCGATGGAAATGTCTTTGTTTAAActagaagaaaaacaatcgaCGTTTAACGATCATGATAGATAAATTCGACAAATCCCATCTCTGTGTGTATATTTATCAATTGAACAGTGGACAAATAGTGTTAAAGATCGCTGTTGCTGATGAAGCGATTCCCTTCCGAATTCTTCCCCGAGTAACGATATCTGGATTTTCCGTAGGCacctgaagaagaaaagaagcaaAGGTCAGGGTGGAAAATCACAtcggtttaaaaattgaaaattcatacttCGCACGTCCAGCGGTCCTCGCATGGATTCCGGAAGCGGCGTGTAATCCGGCTCTTCCATGGAAATCGAGTCGTGCCGTTTTTGCTCAAGGGCCGAAGCGAATTCTTCCGCCGTCAGGGAGGACAGGTTTGGCAAGTTTACCCTCACCGTTCTCATCAGGCTGCCCCGCTCCTTCGCTTCCTGACGTTCCCTGGGGGAAATCGGACGCGAGTCCAGGAACTGCAGCGTCGCCGGAAGCACGTGGACAGCGTAGCGACGATAACGTTCGTAGTCCGCCTCGTCGGTCGTCGTTGGATTGGTCAGCTGGTCCGGACATCCGGGATTCCCGAGGAGACTCGCGTACTTCAGACACGGGCAGCACTCCTTTATTCGGTCCAAGGCTCCCTCGATGTCGGTCACCTGAGGAAAGAGTTGCGAACGTTTTTACGTCTGTTAATTAGGGTGTCGGGTTGGAAAACGGCTGGAACAAATACGTGAGGAAAGAGAGCTTTCGGTCGTGTCGCTAAAGCTGAAGAGAAGTTCCCGTGACgaaggaaaaaatgttgaaacacACTGAAATTCAACTATGAACACTTCAGTGTTTCAATTTCGTCATAGAAATATTACGATTCCACTATTTTTTTCAGGGGAAAAATCGATATCGCTAATTGTCCGAAAATGATTAGTAATTATAGCTGATTttgttcgttgaaaaattctccACAGATTTGTGATTAACAATAACGGATTTCTTGTTGAATCACAAGTTTAACAACTGTAAATTGTTTGAGCTATTTTGCAACGGAATCAGAAAAACTATACGGatttttgagtgaaaaaatagtttaaCAATGCAATTTCTTGGGTGTCAAAACGAAATTAATAGTAGAGGGACAAATTGAGAACAAGAAAGCACTAAATTTCGGCACCTTTTgttaaacgaaaataaatagaaCGTCTTGGTATTATAAACAAACGTTTTGTTTACAATTTACAATATCTGTGattacaaatcgattcaaaattgttaaaattctattttaatCGCTAGATTTCActctatttcaaatttcttcccTACATATCTGATTAAGcagattctctttttttttaatagacaATTTTATGttatagaaataatttaatattcaacGATGCCAACGTGATTAAAGTAAAATATGTTCAAGTGAATTTGTAGAGAATAGCATTCAGTATAAAACGAGCCATTTTTTAGattgaaatcgaatgaatctacaaaatttttaactatttCGAAGCGATTTGAACCGAAGTATCGATGTCCAAGCTTTTGtctataatttcagtacttaTTTACGACTTTTCTGCTACAGAATAGTATTGATTTCTGGCCAACCATTCTGCTCGAAACTCGAACTCGCTCGTACATTTTCCATCCCTAAGTGCAGTTCACTATAAtcgaaaaaacggaaaactgTCGATAATTTACGGAATCGAAATTCTATACCGAGTGATCAAAAACTGACTAGTGttaattccttttttctcccttttctcGTATCAAAGAAAGCATATAATATTCACATACGACCGTTCATCGGTTATTCATTCCGTAATCTCTCTCACCGTTTGTCTACGTACAAAGTTATCGGTGTCACGTTAAGTTCTCTGACGCGATTTGAATGCGTTTCACGTTAGCGATGCGCACGTATTTTCGAATCACACGCGCGATCattttctctatacatatacctacgttaCATATGATacttatacgtattatatctCGCAGTCACGTTCCGTATACAGCGATTGAACAAGCGGAGAATACAACTTGAACGCGGGTTTAAGAGGACAGAAAATATTGTTGCAGGCATCGATTAATTACGCAATCAGCAAAATTCTATACACCTCCTTCATAGTTTCGTCAGTTTTAATTTTACCTCTTCCGTAATTCGCTTGCGATTCTGTTAGTCCTGtaaagtaggaaaaaaaaaaaaaaatatacaccaaaagaaacaaacacgCGTGAGACAATAAGGCGGAAATAATAACGGTGACACATACCTACTCGGATGAGTaatctttaattatttcatacaGATACGTATAGGTATTTTCTCGTCCCCTTTCTACGATATACTATgatacacgtatatgtatacaccttGCCCACGACTGATAACTTATCGTCGTGTTATTTTCCTTATCGTCCCACGACCAAACTATGCGGTCCCCCCAAAAAACTTTTGTGATTGAGAAAGGATCATGAGGTGTGCACATCACGTTATACTAATGCTGCAGTGTATCTTGTAACTGTCTTAGAACCGTGCGGGTTAGTTAGTGAGTACAGTGAGTTGTTACACCGACATGCTGGCCAGTGTTACACCAGCTGTAATTAAGTTAACACCGATTCCGATGTGAGAAATTCAGGTAATCAGTAAGTTATACAAGGCATTTGTTAACGGATTATTGTACATATGATTGTAAATGAgaattaatatatttaaacaTATGTAGATGTTTCTCGCTTTTAAAGCAGTTTGAAACAATTGCCCGAAAATATGTGATCAGTTagctcgaaaaattaattccttCTCGTTTACTATCGTGGTCGgatatatacctattatatTAACAAGAAGGTAAAGCTATCTTATACCCAAACTTCTAATcgatgaaatatgaaattttgaaagattagTGATTTATATTATgccgtgtatacatatagacttCGATTATACAAAAACAGTCACGACAGTGAATAATGGAAAGTAGATTCTCGAAGATAAGAAGGTATATGACCAAATTCGATGtgtgaataattcaaattcaaagtaGAAGAACCGAATTAGGTATAACAACAAGAATCGTTCAGTCATCACTTCACCTTCGGCGAGCGACGCACAATGCAGCTGAAAACTGCATAGAATTGACGTTGCGAAATtgtcatatgtatgtatatcgaaGCACGTATACGCGGTCAAATATCACACACATATCATGTATAAACCTTGTTGTTGTTTACGCTCAAAGTTGTCAGCTTAGGCATGCGCGGTAGAGTATTCAGATCACGAAGACAGTTGTTGTCCAAGACGAGCTCTTCCAGGTTAGCGAATTCCTTGAGAGCGGTGAGAGACACCAGATCGTTGTAGGAAAGATCGAGACTCGAGCAATCGGCTCCAACCAACCCGATCAGACCGTGAGGAATTCTTTCGGCCCTCTGTCCCGTGTACCAGGCCTTAAAAATCGGAGGGAAAAGCCAAATATCAATCGATCAATTCGTTATcgccgttatttttttttcttgaaatattttcttcgatcAAATCGTCGCGCACAACTTATATAACGTATTATATCGAACAGTACGTCGTCGAATCAACGTTGTTATAATTACCCGACTGCATTGAACGGTCAGAGCAGTTCGGTTGAAATCTTGCTCCCGCATCATCGCCATTTTGTAAGACCAAACACGAGCAACTGGTGTTCAGAGCTCTGTGGTGTGAGATTAAGAGGCCGAGTGCCGGCTGCAGGCGCCCGTGCGACGCATAAACTGATCAAATATCCCGATCAAAGTGCGAATCGAGTCGCTTTATTTCCTCAAACGAATCTTATCGCGGCCTTGGTTCTCGCCTCGGAAAATCACCTACAGCGGCTCGTTGGTCCAGGAGTATGATTCTCTCTTAAGGTGGAGAGGTCCCGGATTCAAATCTTGGATAAGCCCGTGTCTTTTTATCCTTTACGACGCTACCCGACAATCGCAAACACATTTTGCCACACAGCCGCGTTCTTCTTTGCTTCACAAGCATTCGACCGTTCAAATTAGCCCGAATTCGCTACAAACTCGTTTTCGAATTTGCCGCCACTCGCGACTCTCTATGTCAATAATCATTCGTCTATGAGCAACCGCTGGATAGCGGACCCGCGACGCACCTTTTCACGCGCCTATCTATCATTGTTTTTACAATCACAGGTCAATATGGCCGCGGTGACACATTCGCTGGGCTGTCAAATTGGCTTGGGATACGcctaaatttttcacatatttacACCGTGTTTCAAAGGATAATTCATCAGGATGAGTTATACGACCGTGTATTACTAGGCGATAATAGATCGGCGAATCCGAGGTAAGTCTCGACCTTCTGATCGTAGAAAAACAACGCTGTAATAATCACCTGTGCCTAATGCCACATGCATGCAAGAAGCGTATCTATCTCATACAGAGGCTATATGACCATCCGAAAGTATGgcctattttttttccttctctcaaCTCTAGGCATGTAACGGGTACGTTGACGTATTTGGCACGTACAAGTTGCTACCTGTAGCCATTATTTTGCACGTCAAGTTACATCGCCTTCAACCACAATGACACTCCTTGCAGCCACAACGCAACAATATTCCAGGGCTGGTAGCAATTAccaatttttctcagtattAGTCGTACATTTTTATGGCACTAATCGCCTTttgttaccattttttttacaaccgtGACTTGAAATACTTTGCTATCATTATCGCCTGTGAGTAATACGAgtcttgaaatttcattcaagttGTGCACAATCCAATTTATGTTTCAATTATACAGAATGATTAATGAGAGCGTGTCATGTATTCCACAGACCGGTGATAACAAGTGTCCATTGATTCTTGTTCCtgattgttttaattttatacattgaATGTGATATTTAACCCATACTCGCATAATTTCGAAGCAATAACCTTATCAAGAAGCATCTGTAATtgcaaatcaaaaaaattatccatctGTATTCATTATAGTGAAAAAATGTCCTATTGCTTATTGTAATCGCAAAATTTTCTGTCATCAGCATTGATTTTgtgtttaaaatgaaaattcattgggAAGGAATGATTAATTTTGCCGACGCTTAACAGAAAAACCAGACTTGTGGGTATGGAGGCCATCGTCGAATACAACTACGAGGCACAGGAGTCTGACGAATTGACCATCCGCAAGGGAGACGTCATAAAAGATATCCGGGTTATGCCCGGCGGATGGTGGGAAGGAACACTAAGAGACAAGCGTGGCATGTTCCCGGACAATTTTGTCAAGGTGAGTTCAGTGAAGAAAATCAGATCTGGCGACGTATAAAATTTGAGTATTATCCAgagcattcaatttttttcgatatctcCAAATGGCTACTTACGCTTTCAGGTCCTAGAATCAGCGGCCGGTGTAGAAATGGCTTCTCCGGTGAAAAACGAGGAAGTAGTATTACGCAATGGGGGTTCCGGGCAAGGAAGGAGGTGGTGCAAGGTTCAATTCAGCTACGAGCCGTGCAATGAGGACGAGCTGGCTCTGACGCCCCAAGAGTCGTTGGAATTTCTGGGTGAAGTTGAGGAGGGTTGGTGGAGGGGGAGACTGAGAGGAAGGATTGGCGTTTTCCCATCCAACTTCGTATCCCCGCCGACCTACGAGGAGCCTGAGAAAGACAAGCACAAGCGGGAACTCTGCAGAGTGTTGTATCCTTACGAAGCTCTGAATGAGGATGAGCTGACTCTAGTCGAAGGAGAAGTGCTCACCATTCTCTCCAAAGACGCGCCTGACAAAGTATCTATCATTACCAGAACCGCGTCACTTAGATTAACAGTTCGCAGGGTAACTAAGGTAATATTTTTGCGTTATGAAAGGGCTGGTGGAAGGGAGAGCTTCGGGGTCGCATCGGTCTTTTTCCCGACAACTTCGTCGAAGTCCTGGGTCCGAAAGGCGAGCAACACGAGCAGCACGACCAGCCGCTTTACACCTCTGGAAAATCCAGCATGAGACACTCGGTGACAACAAAGAGAACGGAAAAAGCGCACGCCAGGCGAAGCTTGGACACACACAACATTAATCAATCAGGTAATCAATTGGGGATGCAAATAATGGTCAAATCGAACTAAATCCAATGATTCATATAGTTTGTATAGTTTGACTAGTTTGAATAGTTCGAATAGTTTGACTGGTTTAAATActtcaagtcgttcgaatacTTTGAATAGTTCGTATAGTATAAGCTGATTCTTAATCATCTAACTGGGTTCTTAGCCGTTATTCTCAGAGAAAAGAAGATGACCAATCGCATGCGCCCGGTAGCAATGCCTGGCTGCAACCACTTGTGGTTAAAAATTAACCATAGAtagttcgaataatttttaactgtTTGAGTCATTCGAATAAATCGAGTGGTTCGAATAGTTATACTCTGAATAATTTGGATTTGTTTAATGTTCGAATAATCAGAGCAGTTCAAATGGTTAAAATTATTTGGTTGTCCGACTAATTCATTATTTGTTAAGGAGACCAGAAACAGTTGAACTGTTGTTCGAATTATTCGCAACATTTGAATTATCCAAAGActtaaaattatatgaaatatttcagttacttgatttgattttcaaaccgAATACAACTATTCGCCGACCCATAGTAACCAGTTGC
The genomic region above belongs to Diprion similis isolate iyDipSimi1 chromosome 8, iyDipSimi1.1, whole genome shotgun sequence and contains:
- the LOC124409724 gene encoding leucine-rich melanocyte differentiation-associated protein-like isoform X2; translation: MAMMREQDFNRTALTVQCSRAWYTGQRAERIPHGLIGLVGADCSSLDLSYNDLVSLTALKEFANLEELVLDNNCLRDLNTLPRMPKLTTLSVTDIEGALDRIKECCPCLKYASLLGNPGCPDQLTNPTTTDEADYERYRRYAVHVLPATLQFLDSRPISPRERQEAKERGSLMRTVRVNLPNLSSLTAEEFASALEQKRHDSISMEEPDYTPLPESMRGPLDVRSAYGKSRYRYSGKNSEGNRFISNSDL
- the LOC124409724 gene encoding leucine-rich melanocyte differentiation-associated protein-like isoform X1 codes for the protein MAMMREQDFNRTALTVQCSRAWYTGQRAERIPHGLIGLVGADCSSLDLSYNDLVSLTALKEFANLEELVLDNNCLRDLNTLPRMPKLTTLSVNNNKVTDIEGALDRIKECCPCLKYASLLGNPGCPDQLTNPTTTDEADYERYRRYAVHVLPATLQFLDSRPISPRERQEAKERGSLMRTVRVNLPNLSSLTAEEFASALEQKRHDSISMEEPDYTPLPESMRGPLDVRSAYGKSRYRYSGKNSEGNRFISNSDL